In the Mastomys coucha isolate ucsf_1 unplaced genomic scaffold, UCSF_Mcou_1 pScaffold18, whole genome shotgun sequence genome, one interval contains:
- the Rraga gene encoding ras-related GTP-binding protein A — protein sequence MPNTAMKKKVLLMGKSGSGKTSMRSIIFANYIARDTRRLGATIDVEHSHVRFLGNLVLNLWDCGGQDTFMENYFTSQRDNIFRNVEVLIYVFDVESRELEKDMHYYQSCLEAILQNSPDAKIFCLVHKMDLVQEDQRDLIFKEREEDLRRLSRPLECACFRTSIWDETLYKAWSSIVYQLIPNVQQLEMNLRNFAQIIEADEVLLFERATFLVISHYQCKEQRDVHRFEKISNIIKQFKLSCSKLAASFQSMEVRNSNFAAFIDIFTSNTYVMVVMSDPSIPSAATLINIRNARKHFEKLERVDGPKHSLLMR from the coding sequence ATGCCAAATACAGCCATGAAGAAAAAGGTGCTGTTGATGGGGAAGAGCGGGTCGGGGAAGACCAGCATGAGGTCGATCATCTTTGCAAATTACATTGCGCGCGACACCAGGCGCCTGGGTGCCACCATCGACGTGGAGCACTCCCACGTCCGATTCTTGGGGAATCTGGTGCTGAACCTGTGGGACTGTGGCGGCCAGGACACCTTTATGGAAAATTACTTCACCAGCCAGCGGGACAACATCTTCCGTAACGTGGAGGTTCTGATATACGTGTTTGACGTAGAGAGCCGCGAACTGGAAAAAGATATGCATTATTACCAGTCGTGTCTGGAAGCCATCCTCCAGAATTCACCTGATGCCAAAATCTTCTGCCTAGTGCACAAAATGGATCTGGTTCAGGAAGATCAACGTGACCTGATTTTTAAAGAGCGAGAGGAAGACCTGAGGCGTCTGTCTCGCCCGCTGGAGTGCGCCTGTTTCCGAACGTCCATCTGGGATGAGACGCTCTACAAAGCCTGGTCCAGCATCGTCTATCAGCTGATCCCCAACGTGCAACAGCTGGAGATGAACCTAAGGAATTTTGCCCAGATTATTGAGGCTGATGAAGTTCTGCTGTTCGAGAGAGCTACGTTCTTGGTGATTTCCCACTACCAGTGCAAAGAGCAACGCGATGTGCACCGCTTTGAGAAGATCAGCAACATCATCAAGCAGTTTAAGCTAAGCTGCAGTAAATTGGCCGCTTCTTTCCAGAGCATGGAAGTGAGGAATTCTAACTTCGCTGCCTTCATCGACATCTTTACATCAAACACGTATGTGATGGTGGTCATGTCAGATCCATCCATCCCTTCTGCAGCTACCCTGATCAACATTCGTAATGCCAGGAAACACTTTGAGAAGCTAGAGAGAGTAGATGGCCCCAAGCACAGCCTCCTCATGCGTTGA